In Fibrobacter sp. UWB2, one DNA window encodes the following:
- a CDS encoding tRNA (guanosine(46)-N(7))-methyltransferase TrmB: MAEEINNEILEEEKAPKEVVIPEFYRDLSQDPQMKALWHYVFRTNGDRKPIKTPDGKPHKLDFTWKDMFPNENGHIEVEIGSGKGNFMTDYAEKHPDYFIMGSEWDFTWAAFAHERMEKRGIVAQGNAAMLRGDVFYFLRDAVKDNTVDAFHMYFPDPWPKERHHKNRLLRPDFLDEVARCLKPGKRIFYWGTDHKEYNEIALETFDAYPTCKVLVRNTAEPTEGITTGFERKYRKEGRPIYRSIIEFEK; encoded by the coding sequence ATGGCAGAAGAAATCAACAACGAAATTTTAGAAGAAGAAAAGGCTCCGAAAGAAGTCGTGATTCCGGAGTTTTACCGAGACTTGAGTCAGGACCCGCAAATGAAGGCGCTGTGGCATTACGTGTTCCGCACGAATGGCGACCGCAAGCCCATCAAGACGCCGGACGGAAAGCCGCACAAACTCGACTTCACCTGGAAAGACATGTTCCCGAACGAAAACGGACACATCGAAGTCGAAATCGGAAGTGGCAAGGGCAACTTCATGACAGACTATGCGGAGAAGCACCCGGACTACTTTATCATGGGTAGCGAATGGGACTTCACCTGGGCCGCATTTGCACACGAACGCATGGAAAAGCGCGGGATCGTCGCTCAGGGCAACGCAGCCATGTTGCGCGGTGACGTTTTCTACTTCTTGCGCGATGCTGTGAAGGACAACACCGTGGATGCATTCCACATGTACTTCCCGGACCCGTGGCCAAAGGAACGCCACCACAAGAACCGCTTGCTCCGCCCTGACTTTCTCGATGAAGTCGCCCGTTGCTTAAAGCCGGGCAAGCGCATTTTCTACTGGGGTACCGACCACAAGGAATACAACGAAATCGCTCTTGAAACATTCGATGCCTACCCGACTTGCAAGGTGCTTGTCCGCAATACGGCTGAACCCACCGAAGGCATCACGACCGGTTTCGAACGCAAGTACCGCAAAGAAGGCAGACCTATTTATAGAAGTATTATTGAATTTGAGAAGTAG
- the recN gene encoding DNA repair protein RecN, with translation MLKQLTINSFTLIAEASVPFHEGFTAITGETGAGKSVLMKALRMVCGDKSQASMVRTGEEKAVIEGTFDISNEPEVKQILAKLELDDDDELIIRREILENGKGRARVNGSVVSLSDLQELGESLIQMHGQSEQLLLRDIRTHAKMLDEYAGNNELLINYSKSYNAWNNVLAEIQKTEAHAKDLAQQKDFLKFQYDELSKAALRDGEEEELEEKVNVASKSEAEHNLLNEIQGLIGCDNGILEQVQNLQYKLRSLAQKIPHYEEDLNALVEVADPFEGICKDLQRLRPSKSMSPVEIDRANSRIATIQKLKRKYRTDVAGLIALTEQRKQELDSLENLDADLDELKRKADAHKAETYRLAASLTEKRKDAAQRFDSAVQEILHSLGMPKAKFFTSITEQDPTPNGADRIEFLLAPNPGEGEKSLQKAVSGGELSRVLLAIKSVMAELDKVPLLIFDEVDSGISGETGNSIGEALRNLGKHHQVLTITHLHQVASRAQNQLAVSKKEVDGRTFTSIIDLDKNGRIEEIARMLGGTSETVRTHAKQLLENNL, from the coding sequence ATGTTAAAGCAACTCACAATAAATAGCTTTACACTCATTGCCGAAGCAAGCGTCCCGTTCCATGAAGGTTTTACTGCAATCACGGGTGAAACTGGCGCCGGCAAGTCCGTCTTGATGAAAGCGCTCCGCATGGTCTGCGGAGACAAGTCGCAAGCGTCGATGGTCCGCACAGGCGAAGAAAAAGCGGTCATCGAAGGAACATTCGACATTTCGAATGAACCCGAGGTCAAACAAATTCTTGCAAAGTTGGAACTCGATGACGACGATGAACTCATCATCCGCCGCGAGATTCTTGAGAACGGCAAGGGACGTGCCCGCGTAAACGGCTCCGTCGTTAGCCTCTCGGATTTGCAGGAGCTTGGCGAATCGCTTATCCAGATGCACGGGCAGAGCGAACAGCTGTTATTGCGCGACATCCGCACGCATGCAAAAATGCTCGATGAATACGCGGGCAACAACGAACTGCTGATAAACTATTCAAAAAGCTACAACGCCTGGAACAACGTTTTGGCCGAGATTCAAAAGACCGAAGCACACGCAAAAGATCTTGCGCAGCAAAAGGACTTTTTGAAATTCCAGTACGACGAACTTTCAAAGGCGGCACTCCGCGATGGCGAAGAAGAAGAGCTTGAAGAAAAGGTCAACGTAGCAAGCAAGAGCGAAGCGGAACACAACCTGCTGAATGAAATTCAGGGTTTGATCGGTTGCGACAATGGCATCTTGGAACAGGTCCAGAACCTTCAGTACAAGTTGCGTAGTCTTGCGCAAAAGATTCCGCATTACGAAGAAGACTTGAATGCACTCGTCGAAGTGGCTGACCCGTTCGAAGGAATCTGCAAGGACTTGCAGAGGCTCCGCCCTTCAAAGTCCATGAGCCCCGTCGAAATCGACCGAGCCAATTCTCGAATTGCAACAATTCAAAAACTCAAGCGCAAGTACCGCACCGATGTAGCAGGGCTTATTGCGCTCACCGAACAACGTAAGCAGGAACTCGACAGTCTCGAGAATCTCGATGCTGACCTCGATGAGCTCAAGCGCAAAGCAGATGCCCACAAAGCAGAGACCTACCGCTTGGCGGCAAGTCTCACCGAGAAGCGTAAAGATGCAGCCCAGCGCTTTGACTCGGCCGTGCAAGAAATCTTGCACAGCCTCGGCATGCCGAAAGCCAAATTCTTTACGAGCATCACGGAACAGGACCCGACACCAAACGGCGCCGACCGCATCGAATTCTTGCTCGCCCCGAACCCGGGCGAAGGCGAAAAGTCGTTGCAAAAGGCAGTCTCTGGCGGTGAACTCAGCCGTGTGCTGCTCGCCATCAAGAGCGTCATGGCAGAACTCGACAAGGTTCCGCTCCTGATTTTCGATGAAGTGGATTCCGGAATTTCGGGCGAAACGGGCAATAGCATTGGCGAAGCACTGCGCAATTTAGGCAAGCACCACCAGGTGCTCACCATCACCCACTTGCATCAAGTCGCAAGCCGAGCCCAAAATCAGCTCGCCGTGAGCAAGAAAGAGGTTGACGGAAGGACATTTACGTCCATTATTGACCTCGACAAGAACGGACGTATCGAAGAAATTGCTAGAATGTTAGGCGGGACCTCTGAAACGGTCCGCACCCATGCAAAGCAGCTGTTGGAGAATAATTTATGA
- the pgsA gene encoding CDP-diacylglycerol--glycerol-3-phosphate 3-phosphatidyltransferase: MTEPENTSDVRLRSRIWSIMRALIFVCVIIFIWKDWTTMACSFVGIALVMGWVNLFQLKSQEIEKPYYRLWLNTIDGFLQFIVMTSIFFRDLIQNESAEKILGVGCAVLLGRLIAHTLFSLGVLREGKQLPRKRRWSKLANLSVTITMGVYLLNLENYQQIMMVISILLIAASTAAYAYWYYRDPAHRKPLSIASQLTMSRIVLTPFFLWVFFYDNDLDYSNNNIVFKVLSLVMVLGFMLTDFLDGKLARAMGEVSTLGKYLDPFSDKISNMTIFMCFIATGYAPVWMVALIYFRESSVETLRTLAASEGLVMPARRSGKWKTALQGIGIVAILLGAIDPVRALIPGFESIWHQFPIVVMGIITTITIISGIDYFYASKHILKKFV, from the coding sequence ATGACAGAACCAGAAAATACTTCTGATGTTCGTTTAAGGTCACGCATTTGGAGCATCATGCGTGCTCTCATCTTTGTCTGTGTCATAATCTTCATCTGGAAAGACTGGACCACGATGGCATGCTCCTTTGTGGGTATTGCGCTTGTCATGGGTTGGGTCAACTTGTTCCAGCTCAAGAGCCAGGAAATTGAAAAGCCTTATTACCGACTTTGGCTCAACACTATCGATGGGTTCTTGCAGTTCATCGTGATGACAAGCATTTTCTTCCGCGACTTAATCCAGAACGAAAGCGCTGAAAAAATTCTCGGCGTCGGTTGCGCCGTCTTGCTTGGACGACTGATTGCCCACACGCTATTCTCTCTCGGAGTGCTTCGCGAAGGGAAGCAACTCCCCCGCAAGCGCCGCTGGAGCAAACTTGCAAATCTTTCTGTCACAATTACGATGGGCGTGTACTTATTAAACTTGGAAAATTACCAACAAATTATGATGGTCATTTCCATTTTGCTCATTGCCGCCTCCACCGCCGCATACGCTTACTGGTACTACCGCGACCCCGCACACCGTAAGCCGCTTTCGATTGCAAGCCAGCTCACCATGAGCCGCATTGTACTCACGCCGTTTTTCCTTTGGGTGTTCTTCTACGATAACGATTTGGATTACAGCAACAACAACATCGTCTTTAAAGTGCTTTCGCTCGTGATGGTGCTCGGCTTTATGCTCACGGACTTTCTGGACGGCAAGCTCGCCCGCGCGATGGGCGAAGTCAGCACGCTCGGCAAGTACCTCGACCCATTCAGCGACAAGATTTCGAACATGACGATTTTCATGTGCTTTATCGCTACAGGCTATGCGCCCGTGTGGATGGTCGCTCTGATTTACTTCCGCGAATCTAGTGTGGAAACGCTCAGAACGCTCGCCGCAAGCGAAGGCCTCGTGATGCCCGCACGTCGCAGCGGCAAGTGGAAAACGGCTTTGCAGGGCATCGGCATTGTCGCGATTCTCCTTGGCGCTATCGATCCGGTTCGCGCATTGATTCCAGGATTTGAAAGCATCTGGCACCAATTCCCGATTGTCGTGATGGGCATTATCACTACGATTACAATCATCAGCGGAATTGATTATTTCTACGCGAGCAAGCACATTTTGAAAAAATTCGTCTAG
- a CDS encoding histidine phosphatase family protein encodes MHKISRISLAFTGAILSASLLAACGEDVSPTFSNFASQSSSDQAQPSTISSSSTEQLPASSADVNSSSATAPVIESSSSVEVPPTLSSSSGTAAETDPTCVETPVATIALDSIGLADIADVFKSVRCNEKAVFIIRHGERDDAQTGRETPLTYWENEPDTVNGEPADGVRQARAVGQKLISTEEFVYSHTNYVRTEQTCFNINFGRGQATFPHDTTTLYSISWYKKDKERYDFYDDSTKNVRLVIAGWAYDNLYADAFYDLKEKSEEIVKKDIAPGYAAMNKYRVICTHDDFVLPFSVFASNGTVNYRFHDPASRHWPYFLTGVAVIIDNKDQIRYVPFRGLGIGAE; translated from the coding sequence ATGCATAAAATTTCCCGTATTTCTTTAGCTTTTACCGGCGCAATCCTCTCCGCCTCGCTTTTGGCAGCCTGTGGCGAGGACGTTTCACCGACTTTCAGCAACTTCGCAAGCCAAAGTTCTAGCGACCAGGCTCAACCATCAACGATTTCTAGTTCCTCGACCGAGCAGCTCCCGGCAAGCTCTGCCGATGTAAACTCCAGTTCCGCCACAGCTCCGGTCATTGAATCCAGCTCTTCCGTAGAAGTTCCGCCGACATTGTCAAGCTCTTCCGGAACTGCAGCCGAAACTGACCCTACTTGCGTCGAAACGCCTGTTGCCACAATCGCCCTCGACTCCATTGGCCTTGCCGACATCGCCGACGTATTCAAGAGCGTCCGTTGCAACGAAAAGGCAGTGTTCATCATCCGCCACGGCGAACGCGATGACGCCCAGACCGGCCGCGAAACACCCCTCACCTACTGGGAAAACGAACCGGATACCGTCAATGGAGAACCCGCTGACGGCGTAAGGCAGGCACGCGCCGTGGGTCAAAAGCTCATCAGCACCGAAGAATTCGTGTACTCGCACACGAACTACGTCCGTACCGAACAGACCTGCTTCAACATCAACTTCGGCCGCGGCCAAGCCACGTTCCCGCACGACACGACGACCCTTTATTCCATCAGCTGGTACAAGAAGGACAAGGAACGTTACGACTTCTATGATGACTCCACCAAGAACGTCCGTCTCGTGATTGCAGGTTGGGCATACGACAATCTCTATGCCGACGCTTTCTACGACCTCAAGGAAAAATCCGAAGAAATCGTCAAGAAGGACATCGCCCCGGGCTACGCCGCCATGAACAAGTACCGCGTCATCTGCACCCACGATGACTTCGTGCTCCCATTCAGCGTATTCGCCTCCAACGGCACCGTGAACTACAGATTCCACGACCCAGCTTCCAGACACTGGCCGTACTTCTTGACCGGCGTCGCTGTCATCATCGACAACAAGGACCAGATCAGATACGTTCCGTTCAGAGGTCTTGGCATCGGCGCAGAATAA
- the mqnE gene encoding aminofutalosine synthase MqnE, producing MSRISEQEALDLFLNAPLDELCARANAEKEARHGKSVYWVNNRQINYTNVCVLHCKFCAFSRIKKDSPTAYDWNYETIRDKAAEAISKGARELHIVGGLHPDHPFDYYIEMLRKLRKEFPSANLKAFTAVEICHFAKISGQTPEQIMATLKDAGLDALPGGGAEILVQSVRDKICPGKETGEEWLDVHRAAHKLGIPTNATMLFGHIEKIEDRIAHMKMLRDLQDEAPGFFAFIPLVYHPEHNALHQIVPNITSEEDILRTVAVSRLFLDNFPHIKAYWIQMGIETAMKALHAGASDLDGTIIEEKITHAAGATVPEGMSPERMQDLIKKEGLVPVERDALYERFS from the coding sequence ATGTCTCGCATTTCAGAACAAGAAGCTCTCGATTTATTTTTGAACGCACCGCTCGATGAACTTTGCGCACGCGCCAACGCCGAAAAAGAAGCGCGCCACGGCAAGTCCGTTTACTGGGTGAACAACCGCCAAATCAACTACACGAACGTGTGCGTGCTGCACTGCAAATTCTGCGCCTTCAGCCGCATCAAAAAAGATAGCCCGACCGCTTACGACTGGAATTACGAAACCATCCGCGACAAGGCAGCCGAAGCGATCAGCAAAGGCGCCCGCGAATTGCACATTGTCGGAGGTCTCCATCCCGACCATCCGTTCGATTACTACATCGAGATGTTGCGCAAGCTCCGCAAGGAATTTCCGTCCGCCAACTTGAAGGCTTTTACCGCCGTTGAAATTTGCCACTTCGCAAAAATTTCTGGCCAGACGCCCGAACAGATTATGGCAACGCTCAAGGACGCAGGCCTTGATGCCCTCCCCGGTGGCGGTGCCGAGATTTTAGTACAAAGTGTACGCGACAAGATTTGCCCAGGCAAGGAAACTGGCGAAGAATGGCTCGACGTCCATCGCGCCGCCCACAAGCTCGGCATTCCGACAAACGCCACAATGCTCTTTGGGCACATCGAAAAGATTGAAGACCGCATCGCGCACATGAAGATGCTCCGCGACTTGCAAGACGAGGCGCCGGGATTCTTCGCGTTCATCCCGCTCGTGTACCACCCGGAACACAACGCGCTCCACCAGATTGTCCCGAACATCACAAGCGAAGAAGACATCCTCCGCACGGTCGCTGTTTCTCGTTTGTTCTTGGACAACTTCCCGCACATCAAGGCTTACTGGATCCAGATGGGCATCGAGACCGCCATGAAGGCTCTCCACGCCGGTGCATCGGATTTGGACGGTACGATTATCGAAGAGAAGATCACACATGCCGCAGGCGCCACGGTTCCCGAGGGCATGAGCCCGGAACGCATGCAAGACCTCATCAAAAAAGAAGGTCTCGTTCCGGTGGAACGAGACGCCTTGTACGAAAGATTTTCTTAA
- a CDS encoding pyridoxal phosphate-dependent aminotransferase: MRRRLLSEGAKELSYEIREIVKKANQLKALGLPIHWENIGDPIEKKCQVPDWIKDIVVDLVRTNRSYGYCPSKGMLETREFLVKENNKLGGAQINVDDILFFNGLGDAIATIYGLLSMNTRIIGPAPAYSTHSSAEAAHAHTAPITYRLQPENHWYPDLEELENKVKYNPSIAGILILNPDNPTGMVYPLEILQKIVDIAKRYGLFIICDEIYNKITYNGAHAYALAEYIGDVPGIALKGISKEYPWPGARCGWAEYYNRDKDEQFDAFCRAIDNAKMVEVCSTTLPQMTIPRVLGDKRFMEHRKALNEKIGRRSAIINEILSDIPELYFNPTYGAFYNTIIFREGTLNNHQTLKIDNPIIKKKVEEWCSKTTNLDYRFVYYLLGAKGICVVPSTSFCTDLKGFRVTLLEEDEDELRSVFTTIHDAIIEYLHS, encoded by the coding sequence ATGCGTAGAAGATTGTTGAGCGAAGGTGCTAAGGAACTTTCTTACGAAATCCGCGAGATCGTGAAGAAGGCGAACCAGCTCAAGGCACTCGGCTTGCCAATCCATTGGGAAAACATCGGCGACCCGATTGAAAAGAAATGCCAGGTTCCCGACTGGATCAAGGACATTGTTGTGGACCTCGTCCGCACAAACCGCAGCTACGGCTACTGCCCCTCCAAGGGCATGCTCGAGACCCGCGAATTCCTGGTGAAGGAAAACAACAAGCTCGGCGGTGCACAGATCAACGTCGATGACATCCTGTTCTTCAACGGCCTCGGTGACGCCATCGCCACCATCTATGGCCTGCTCTCGATGAACACCCGTATCATCGGACCGGCCCCGGCCTACTCTACGCATAGCTCTGCCGAAGCCGCCCATGCTCACACGGCACCGATTACCTACCGTCTGCAGCCGGAAAACCACTGGTACCCGGACCTCGAAGAACTCGAGAACAAGGTGAAGTACAACCCGAGTATCGCGGGAATTTTGATTTTGAACCCGGACAATCCGACCGGCATGGTCTACCCGCTCGAAATCCTCCAGAAGATTGTCGATATCGCCAAGCGCTACGGCCTCTTCATCATCTGCGACGAAATCTATAACAAGATTACGTACAACGGAGCTCACGCCTACGCGCTCGCTGAATACATCGGCGATGTCCCGGGCATTGCGCTCAAGGGCATTTCCAAGGAATACCCGTGGCCGGGTGCTCGTTGCGGCTGGGCAGAATACTACAACCGTGACAAGGACGAACAGTTCGACGCCTTCTGCCGCGCTATCGACAACGCCAAGATGGTCGAAGTTTGCTCCACGACGCTCCCGCAGATGACGATTCCGCGCGTTCTCGGCGACAAGCGTTTTATGGAACACCGCAAGGCATTGAACGAAAAGATTGGCCGCAGGAGCGCTATCATCAACGAAATCCTCTCCGACATTCCGGAGCTCTATTTCAACCCGACTTACGGCGCATTCTACAACACCATCATCTTCCGCGAAGGCACTCTCAATAACCACCAGACGCTGAAGATCGACAATCCGATTATCAAGAAGAAAGTCGAAGAATGGTGCAGCAAGACGACGAATCTCGACTACCGCTTCGTGTACTACCTCCTGGGCGCAAAGGGCATCTGCGTTGTGCCGAGCACGAGCTTCTGCACGGACCTCAAGGGCTTCCGCGTGACGCTTTTGGAAGAAGACGAAGACGAGCTCCGCAGCGTGTTCACCACGATTCACGATGCAATCATCGAATATCTGCATAGCTAG
- the rfbD gene encoding dTDP-4-dehydrorhamnose reductase, producing the protein MKVLVTGVGGQLGHDVMNELAKRGYEGVGSDIAPVYSGVADGSAVTTMPYVPMDITNASAVAETIKSVKPDVIVHCAAWTAVDLAEDEDKKAKVFAINAEGTENIARVAKEIDAKMVYISTDYVFDGQGTSPWKPDCKDYKPLNVYGESKLKGELAVSGTLEKYFIVRIAWVFGLNGKNFIKTMLKVGETHDTVRVVYDQIGTPTYTLDLSRLLVDMIETDKYGYYHATNEGGFISWYEFTKEIYKQAGLPTKVLPVTTAEYGLSKAARPFNSRLDKSKLVEAGFKPLPTWQDALGRYLKEIGVIA; encoded by the coding sequence ATGAAAGTTTTGGTAACTGGTGTCGGTGGCCAGCTGGGTCACGATGTGATGAATGAACTTGCAAAGCGCGGCTACGAAGGTGTCGGTAGCGATATCGCTCCGGTTTATTCCGGTGTGGCCGATGGAAGTGCTGTGACCACGATGCCTTATGTTCCGATGGATATTACGAATGCATCTGCAGTTGCAGAAACGATCAAGAGTGTGAAACCGGACGTGATTGTGCATTGCGCCGCCTGGACGGCAGTGGACCTTGCTGAAGACGAAGACAAGAAGGCAAAGGTCTTTGCTATTAACGCCGAAGGTACGGAAAACATCGCTCGCGTTGCTAAAGAAATTGATGCAAAGATGGTCTACATCAGCACGGACTACGTGTTTGATGGCCAGGGTACGTCACCGTGGAAGCCGGACTGCAAGGATTACAAGCCGCTCAACGTCTATGGCGAATCCAAGCTTAAGGGCGAACTTGCCGTGAGCGGAACTCTTGAAAAGTATTTCATTGTGCGTATCGCCTGGGTGTTCGGCCTCAATGGCAAGAACTTTATCAAGACGATGCTCAAGGTGGGCGAAACTCACGATACGGTCCGCGTCGTTTACGACCAGATTGGTACGCCGACTTACACGCTCGATTTGAGCCGTCTCCTCGTCGATATGATTGAAACGGACAAGTACGGCTACTATCACGCCACAAACGAAGGCGGATTCATCAGCTGGTACGAATTCACGAAGGAAATCTACAAGCAGGCGGGGCTCCCGACTAAGGTGTTGCCGGTGACGACGGCGGAATACGGACTTTCCAAGGCCGCACGTCCGTTCAACAGCCGCTTGGACAAGAGCAAGCTCGTGGAAGCTGGGTTTAAGCCGCTCCCCACATGGCAGGATGCTCTCGGCCGTTACCTCAAGGAAATCGGCGTAATCGCTTAA
- a CDS encoding MBL fold metallo-hydrolase → MNENKYIHNALRQIHVDTPCSPISGFSISGLATYIQIPELDFCIDMGECPLSAIPLNHVFLTHAHGDHARCLMRHHSLRKMMGVERDSVYYMPDCVSENAKAWIKAEALFEGVGEAKFRYPEIEPVTAGELQFLRYRKDLALEAFEVKHSIPAMGGTLYFYKKKLKDEFLGKTPAEIIELRKNGVEITREVYDPLVSFMGDCLGESLLDNSRVFQSKVLITECTFLDDGEEAMSKKKGHSHLKDIVHALNELDDEIKCEKIILSHFSMKYSERHIREMLDKAIPEKFKERIIAFI, encoded by the coding sequence GTGAACGAAAACAAGTACATACACAACGCCCTGCGGCAGATTCACGTCGATACGCCCTGCTCGCCCATTTCCGGATTCTCGATTTCCGGCCTTGCGACGTACATACAGATTCCAGAGCTCGATTTTTGCATTGACATGGGCGAATGCCCGCTCTCGGCAATTCCCCTGAACCACGTGTTCCTGACTCATGCGCACGGCGACCACGCGCGTTGCCTGATGCGTCACCACAGTTTGCGCAAGATGATGGGTGTCGAACGCGATAGCGTTTATTACATGCCCGACTGCGTGAGTGAAAATGCAAAGGCTTGGATTAAGGCTGAGGCATTGTTCGAAGGCGTTGGCGAAGCGAAATTCCGCTACCCGGAAATTGAACCCGTTACCGCAGGCGAATTGCAATTTTTGAGATACCGCAAGGATCTCGCGCTCGAAGCGTTCGAAGTCAAGCATTCCATCCCGGCGATGGGCGGAACGCTCTATTTTTACAAGAAAAAGCTCAAGGACGAATTCCTCGGGAAAACGCCCGCCGAAATCATCGAACTCCGCAAGAACGGTGTCGAAATCACACGTGAAGTTTACGACCCGCTCGTGAGCTTTATGGGCGATTGCCTTGGCGAAAGCTTGCTCGACAACAGCCGCGTTTTCCAGTCGAAGGTGCTGATTACGGAATGCACATTCCTCGACGATGGCGAAGAAGCGATGAGCAAAAAGAAGGGGCACAGCCACTTGAAAGATATTGTGCACGCGCTCAATGAGCTTGATGATGAAATCAAATGCGAAAAAATCATCTTGAGTCATTTCTCGATGAAGTATTCCGAAAGGCACATCCGCGAGATGCTTGATAAGGCAATTCCGGAGAAGTTTAAAGAAAGGATCATAGCGTTTATTTAA
- a CDS encoding exodeoxyribonuclease III, translated as MKIYSWNVNGIRSVLKKGFEDWFTATDPDVLCLQEVRAEKSQVAEVASREGYYTYWNACKRKKGYSGVAVYSKIEPDAVNYGFDIEEFDEEGRVLQLVFPDWVLNCIYFPNGGQGDDRLDYKLRFYDAFLENSKQWLRDGKHVVTVGDYNTCHKEIDIARPKENENVSGFLPIERAWMDKYVENGFVDTFRTLHPDTRDAYSWWSNRFGARERNVGWRLDYGFVDSALMQNVVSSEILSGVKGSDHCPICLELEPPFLPIPIKKSEDI; from the coding sequence ATGAAGATCTACAGCTGGAACGTCAACGGTATTCGTTCCGTACTGAAAAAAGGCTTTGAAGATTGGTTCACTGCGACCGATCCCGATGTGCTTTGCCTTCAGGAAGTCCGTGCCGAAAAAAGCCAGGTTGCTGAAGTCGCAAGCCGCGAAGGCTACTATACCTACTGGAACGCTTGCAAGCGCAAGAAGGGTTACAGCGGTGTAGCCGTCTATTCCAAGATTGAACCGGATGCGGTCAACTACGGCTTTGATATCGAAGAATTCGATGAAGAAGGCCGTGTGCTCCAGCTGGTGTTCCCGGACTGGGTGCTCAACTGCATTTATTTCCCGAACGGCGGCCAGGGCGATGACCGCCTGGACTACAAGCTGCGCTTCTACGATGCATTCCTTGAAAATTCCAAGCAATGGCTTCGCGATGGCAAGCATGTGGTGACCGTGGGGGATTACAATACCTGCCACAAGGAAATCGATATTGCCCGCCCCAAGGAAAACGAGAACGTGAGCGGCTTCTTGCCGATTGAACGCGCCTGGATGGACAAGTACGTCGAAAACGGCTTTGTCGATACCTTCCGCACGTTGCACCCGGATACGCGCGATGCATACTCCTGGTGGTCGAACCGCTTTGGCGCCCGTGAACGCAATGTCGGTTGGCGTTTGGACTATGGCTTTGTTGATTCCGCCCTCATGCAGAACGTGGTAAGCTCCGAAATCTTGAGCGGTGTCAAGGGCTCGGACCATTGCCCGATTTGCCTGGAACTCGAACCGCCGTTCCTCCCGATTCCTATCAAGAAATCGGAAGACATCTAA
- a CDS encoding spermidine/putrescine ABC transporter substrate-binding protein, with product MKKAFILVALFVAIAITACIQKQGEGLLSSKTVTVMIYSEYIDPALLDDFKDKTGYKVELELYEAQEEMIAKLITADSGKYDVIIASDVVIQQMVHLGLIAPIDTNKIPNHVNVAPQFLGQAYDPTNTYSLPYLWGTTGILYRGGKFHPDSVSYSLLFDAKNTKGKFSLLNESRSMLSMALEAIGSDANSTRQDELNKAVSYILQAKKDPHFAGFDGSDIGKDKVISKEYWAAIVFSGEAMDAIDTDSTLHYAIPAEGSFMWVDAMTLSSKAKNPAGAYAFMDYILDAKNGAQLAKAINYATPNKASLEIMEDDFKNNRVINPNKQEIERMVFLNDMGEKEKNFDEAWMIVNTQ from the coding sequence TTGAAAAAGGCCTTTATTCTTGTAGCTCTTTTCGTGGCAATCGCGATAACAGCCTGCATCCAAAAGCAGGGTGAAGGCTTGTTGTCTTCAAAGACTGTCACGGTCATGATTTACAGCGAATATATCGACCCTGCTTTGCTCGATGACTTCAAGGACAAGACCGGCTATAAAGTGGAGCTGGAACTTTACGAAGCCCAAGAAGAAATGATTGCCAAGCTCATTACCGCGGACTCCGGCAAATACGATGTCATCATTGCATCGGACGTTGTCATCCAGCAAATGGTACACCTCGGGCTCATAGCACCCATCGACACCAATAAAATTCCAAACCACGTGAACGTGGCGCCGCAATTTTTAGGACAAGCTTACGACCCGACAAATACCTACAGTCTCCCCTATCTCTGGGGCACGACCGGCATTCTTTACCGCGGCGGAAAATTCCATCCCGATAGCGTAAGCTATTCCTTGCTCTTTGATGCCAAGAACACCAAAGGAAAATTCAGTCTCCTCAATGAAAGCCGTTCCATGCTCAGCATGGCACTCGAAGCCATCGGCTCCGATGCAAACAGCACAAGGCAAGACGAACTCAACAAGGCCGTGAGCTACATTTTGCAAGCAAAGAAAGACCCTCACTTTGCTGGGTTCGACGGTTCCGACATTGGCAAGGATAAAGTAATTTCAAAAGAATACTGGGCAGCAATCGTCTTCAGCGGTGAAGCCATGGACGCCATTGACACAGACTCTACGCTCCACTACGCCATCCCGGCCGAAGGAAGCTTTATGTGGGTAGATGCCATGACGCTCAGCAGCAAAGCCAAGAATCCAGCGGGCGCATACGCTTTTATGGACTACATCCTCGATGCTAAAAACGGGGCACAACTCGCCAAGGCTATCAACTACGCCACACCGAACAAGGCAAGCCTCGAGATTATGGAAGACGACTTCAAGAACAACCGCGTCATCAACCCCAACAAGCAGGAAATCGAACGCATGGTATTCCTCAACGACATGGGCGAAAAAGAAAAGAACTTTGACGAAGCCTGGATGATCGTCAATACGCAATAA